In one window of Candidatus Avedoeria danica DNA:
- a CDS encoding VWA domain-containing protein: MGLPRTARVSRPFRAASRFAVPVAVPVAVPVTIPVTISIAILVAATLAGAVAPHAPARAQAPADMLAYRMIDQWPETAATPDLVMQPQGLAAADDGTVYLADAGSNRISMMAPDGTWTKTFGGDGTGPARLGDPRRIEVDEVAGHVYVADGDSYRIVVYDRAGGYLTSWTDIYAAGMSLGPDGRLWVADVLSSRVRAFDSAGREQFSFGQRGSGEGKFRQLVDVSVAPSGDIYVGDRNGTRIQVFHLDAPLPDVAAGPAQGTDVDAESAPARDVDGRPAQAPGAGGDVPVRLLRTLDLTDAKYRQTTGGGGGRPPAGPGGFGARQRSCSGRDIDVIDDDTLLAFPCLIDDGAVTFLRGPQASANVTGFFSPYVDARAGLFYSMSTFTLDRTDPNAERRPAVVRYVDSSFAAVQTVSAMQPIDEDTFRGPGRVDAVSDDMLFISDFRGVRRYSGAGAPEIVLPFETFPTEAVSVTLTMATGDGTADGVIGYGTCHTGNRADPTDTPCLGLFTMASGTYNGEPIDYLVPVWTTTAPARAEVTELHFDPVNDLLLMLNNEAQELLAFQRLGRGRKAAWALGGTDRNALYADVGSGADGTIYVLDALRDQIQVRGKDGKIARTLTGPSDSWRIAGGPDGTFFVLTSRGEVVRLDADGTERARFNARPNENAQARNLADLTVAPDGRVYVADRLASVVSVFASDGGPAREVLAGKTCIANGAKTAAPATVGVGQPITVTLDITGSCGAVEEPSNILLVVNTKSNNFIRATQAVVGLADFKRHNIGLMAYYVNTEFSQRWTHDVSRVITSLESLNAGGGNESSERNALVEAADELSRAPAGGRPVVVLIGAQYCIKAERTTCEEQQDAEPAAEALRAMGARVVVVNGSGDSALLASSDLDVLNLFGGGGPGGNQGGGTGAAVPVYQRVSLLDRPAALLASAAVRDEIPAAFDYVPGSAVPPATFDAATRTLSWDLTDVAYTGQPLMYRLIPTTTGRQATNVRAWADYTDGWANPGSLTFPVPEVDVIAPPTATPVPTATTTPTPNATATPIPTATPTDAPLRPAYLPIGYVSRCTTARAALDVVLAIDISSSMNAPTTAGGPTKLAAAQAAALAFIDALRDGDRVAVVAFDGQAALSLPLTADRAAATAAVAALTTGVGTALDAGIATAARALGDDRPDAVRAIIVVTDGRPSTGIAPALAAAAEARAAGIVLHAVGLGDDVDAVLLTEIAGDAGRYHAAPGAEDLVAVYGGLGRAMTVCP; this comes from the coding sequence ATGGGTTTGCCGCGAACCGCGCGCGTGTCCCGCCCGTTCCGCGCCGCGTCCCGCTTCGCCGTTCCCGTCGCCGTTCCCGTCGCCGTCCCCGTCACCATCCCCGTCACCATCTCCATTGCCATCCTCGTCGCCGCGACCCTCGCCGGCGCCGTCGCGCCCCACGCCCCGGCTCGCGCCCAAGCCCCCGCCGACATGCTCGCCTACCGCATGATCGACCAGTGGCCCGAGACCGCCGCGACGCCCGACCTCGTCATGCAGCCGCAGGGCCTGGCCGCCGCCGACGACGGCACGGTCTACCTGGCGGACGCCGGCAGCAACCGGATCAGCATGATGGCGCCGGACGGCACGTGGACGAAGACGTTCGGCGGCGACGGCACCGGACCCGCCCGGCTCGGCGACCCGCGCCGCATCGAGGTCGACGAGGTCGCCGGGCATGTGTACGTGGCGGACGGCGACAGCTACCGGATCGTCGTCTACGACCGTGCCGGCGGCTACCTGACGTCCTGGACCGACATCTACGCCGCCGGCATGTCGCTCGGACCGGACGGGCGGCTCTGGGTGGCGGATGTGCTCTCCAGCCGGGTCCGCGCGTTCGATTCCGCCGGACGCGAGCAGTTCAGCTTCGGGCAGCGCGGCAGCGGCGAGGGCAAGTTCCGACAGCTCGTCGATGTCTCGGTCGCGCCGTCGGGCGATATCTATGTCGGCGACCGCAACGGCACGCGCATCCAGGTCTTCCACCTCGACGCGCCGCTGCCGGATGTCGCTGCCGGTCCTGCGCAAGGCACCGATGTCGATGCCGAGTCCGCGCCGGCCCGCGACGTCGACGGTCGCCCGGCCCAGGCGCCCGGCGCGGGCGGCGACGTACCGGTCCGGCTGCTGCGCACCCTCGACCTCACCGACGCCAAGTACCGCCAGACGACCGGTGGTGGCGGTGGGCGTCCGCCCGCCGGCCCCGGCGGCTTCGGCGCCCGCCAGCGCAGCTGCTCCGGCCGCGACATCGACGTCATCGACGACGACACCCTCCTCGCCTTCCCGTGCCTGATCGACGACGGCGCCGTCACGTTCCTGCGCGGACCGCAGGCCTCGGCCAACGTCACCGGCTTCTTCAGCCCGTACGTCGACGCCCGCGCCGGCCTGTTCTACTCGATGTCGACCTTCACCCTCGACCGCACCGATCCCAACGCCGAGCGCCGGCCGGCCGTCGTGCGCTACGTCGACAGCTCGTTCGCCGCCGTCCAGACCGTGTCGGCGATGCAGCCGATCGACGAGGACACGTTCCGCGGTCCGGGCCGCGTGGACGCCGTCTCCGACGACATGCTCTTCATCAGCGACTTCCGGGGCGTCCGCCGCTACTCCGGCGCGGGCGCGCCCGAAATCGTCCTCCCGTTCGAGACGTTCCCGACCGAGGCCGTCTCCGTCACGCTCACGATGGCCACCGGCGACGGCACGGCGGACGGCGTCATCGGCTACGGCACGTGCCACACCGGCAACCGCGCCGATCCGACGGACACGCCGTGCCTCGGCCTGTTCACGATGGCCTCCGGCACGTACAACGGCGAGCCGATCGACTACCTCGTCCCTGTCTGGACGACGACCGCCCCCGCCCGCGCCGAGGTCACCGAGCTGCACTTCGATCCCGTGAACGATCTCCTCCTCATGCTGAACAACGAGGCGCAGGAGTTGCTGGCCTTCCAGCGCCTCGGCCGCGGCCGCAAGGCCGCGTGGGCCCTCGGCGGCACGGACCGCAACGCGCTGTACGCCGACGTCGGCAGCGGCGCCGACGGGACGATCTACGTCCTCGATGCGCTGCGCGACCAGATCCAGGTCCGCGGCAAGGACGGCAAGATCGCCCGCACGCTCACCGGCCCGAGCGACAGCTGGCGGATCGCCGGCGGTCCGGACGGCACGTTCTTCGTTCTCACCTCCCGCGGCGAGGTCGTTCGCCTGGACGCCGATGGGACGGAGCGCGCCCGGTTCAACGCGCGGCCCAACGAGAATGCGCAGGCCCGCAACCTGGCCGACCTGACCGTCGCGCCCGATGGCCGCGTCTACGTCGCCGACCGCCTCGCCTCGGTCGTCTCGGTCTTCGCCTCCGACGGCGGGCCGGCGCGCGAGGTGCTCGCGGGCAAGACGTGCATCGCCAACGGCGCAAAGACCGCGGCCCCCGCGACGGTCGGCGTCGGCCAGCCGATCACGGTCACCCTGGACATCACCGGGTCGTGCGGCGCCGTCGAGGAGCCGTCGAACATCCTCCTCGTCGTGAACACGAAGTCCAACAACTTCATCCGCGCGACGCAGGCGGTCGTCGGGCTGGCGGACTTCAAGCGCCACAACATCGGCCTGATGGCCTACTACGTGAACACCGAGTTCAGCCAGCGCTGGACGCACGATGTCTCACGCGTCATCACGTCCCTCGAGTCCCTGAACGCCGGCGGCGGCAACGAGTCCAGCGAGCGCAACGCCCTCGTCGAGGCGGCCGACGAGCTGAGCCGCGCCCCTGCCGGCGGCCGCCCGGTGGTCGTCCTGATCGGCGCGCAGTACTGCATCAAGGCCGAGCGGACGACGTGCGAGGAGCAGCAGGACGCCGAGCCAGCTGCCGAGGCGCTGCGGGCGATGGGCGCGCGTGTCGTCGTCGTGAACGGCTCGGGCGACTCGGCGCTCCTCGCTTCGAGCGATCTCGACGTCCTCAACCTGTTCGGCGGCGGCGGCCCGGGCGGCAACCAGGGCGGCGGCACCGGCGCGGCCGTCCCGGTCTACCAGCGTGTCTCGCTCCTCGACCGCCCTGCCGCACTCCTGGCCAGCGCCGCCGTGCGCGACGAGATCCCTGCCGCGTTCGACTACGTCCCCGGCAGCGCCGTCCCGCCCGCCACATTCGACGCGGCCACGCGCACGCTGTCGTGGGACCTCACCGATGTCGCCTACACCGGCCAGCCGCTGATGTACCGCCTGATCCCGACGACGACCGGGCGGCAAGCGACGAACGTGAGGGCATGGGCCGACTACACGGACGGCTGGGCGAACCCGGGCTCCCTCACCTTCCCCGTCCCCGAGGTCGACGTGATCGCCCCGCCCACCGCCACGCCGGTCCCGACGGCCACCACGACGCCGACGCCCAACGCCACTGCGACGCCCATCCCGACCGCCACCCCGACGGACGCCCCGCTCCGCCCCGCCTACCTGCCGATCGGCTACGTCAGCCGGTGCACGACCGCCCGCGCCGCGCTCGACGTCGTGTTGGCGATCGACATCTCGAGCAGCATGAACGCGCCGACGACCGCCGGCGGACCGACGAAGCTCGCCGCCGCCCAAGCCGCCGCCCTCGCCTTCATCGACGCACTCCGCGACGGCGACCGCGTCGCCGTCGTCGCCTTCGACGGGCAGGCGGCGCTGTCGCTCCCACTCACCGCCGACCGCGCGGCCGCCACCGCCGCCGTCGCCGCCCTGACGACGGGCGTCGGCACCGCGCTCGACGCGGGGATCGCGACGGCCGCCCGCGCCCTCGGCGACGACCGCCCCGATGCGGTCCGCGCGATCATCGTCGTCACGGACGGCCGTCCGTCGACCGGCATCGCCCCGGCCCTCGCCGCGGCGGCCGAAGCGCGCGCGGCCGGCATCGTCCTCCACGCCGTGGGACTCGGGGACGATGTGGACGCGGTGCTGTTGACGGAGATCGCGGGCGACGCGGGGCGGTACCATGCGGCGCCGGGGGCGGAGGATCTGGTGGCGGTGTATGGGGGGTTGGGGAGGGCGATGACGGTTTGTCCGTAG
- a CDS encoding type II toxin-antitoxin system VapC family toxin, translating to MSATVDRTRFVLDSFALFAHFEDEPDAAVVRDVLTRAQAGQLDLYLSVINLGEAIYVTERERGLPMAERLIAAVDALPIQVVDADRQRTLAAAHLKAQFSIAYADAFALSLAIETKATLLTGDPEFLSVGSIVPILWLRR from the coding sequence GTGAGCGCGACGGTTGATCGCACGCGCTTCGTCCTCGACAGCTTCGCGCTGTTCGCGCATTTCGAAGACGAGCCGGACGCAGCGGTCGTTCGTGATGTTCTGACTCGGGCGCAAGCAGGCCAACTGGATCTCTACCTCTCGGTCATCAACCTGGGCGAGGCCATCTACGTCACCGAACGGGAGCGCGGGCTTCCCATGGCCGAGCGGCTGATCGCGGCGGTGGACGCGCTGCCGATTCAGGTCGTGGATGCGGATCGGCAGCGCACGTTGGCCGCCGCCCACCTCAAGGCACAGTTTTCGATCGCCTACGCGGATGCGTTCGCATTGTCGCTCGCGATCGAGACCAAGGCGACGTTACTTACGGGCGATCCGGAGTTTCTGAGCGTAGGATCGATCGTCCCGATCCTGTGGCTGCGCCGGTAG
- a CDS encoding DUF1579 domain-containing protein, with protein MMTSNLEQSKHDGPHAQLASMAGEWLGTARTWFEPGQLGDESPVKGSTRLALDGSFLVHEYEGSLGGEPMLGLAIIGYSLDDKRWQSAWVNDHHNGTRIMYSLGQSGAPADMPNVLGHYPAPPGPDWGWRTTLELRAPDNLVITHYNITPDGEESHGIEFDYRRHPRPPPPPPPLPPPPAPRAGAPWRRPPRPSRRPPPGPAAVGPAPVVWGAVTGFVPARGADANVHGVRAFVRGAIAVARLHTVYISTSPSQPPAALIPPRPHRRPPPSAQPAPQPLADAP; from the coding sequence ATCATGACCAGCAATCTGGAGCAGTCGAAGCACGACGGCCCGCACGCCCAACTGGCCTCGATGGCCGGAGAGTGGCTGGGCACCGCACGCACCTGGTTTGAACCGGGCCAGCTCGGCGACGAGTCGCCGGTCAAGGGATCCACCCGGCTCGCGCTGGACGGTTCGTTCCTCGTGCACGAGTACGAAGGCTCGCTCGGCGGCGAGCCGATGTTGGGACTGGCGATCATCGGCTACTCGCTCGACGACAAGCGGTGGCAGTCCGCCTGGGTGAACGATCACCACAACGGCACGCGGATCATGTATTCGCTGGGACAGAGCGGCGCACCTGCCGACATGCCCAACGTCCTGGGCCACTACCCCGCACCGCCCGGCCCCGACTGGGGCTGGCGCACCACCCTCGAGCTGCGCGCGCCCGACAACCTGGTGATCACGCACTACAACATCACGCCCGACGGCGAAGAGAGCCACGGCATCGAGTTCGATTACCGGCGCCACCCCCGCCCCCCCCCCCCCCCCCCCCCCCTCCCCCCGCCCCCCGCCCCGCGCGCCGGGGCGCCGTGGCGCCGCCCGCCCCGCCCCTCCCGCCGGCCGCCCCCCGGCCCTGCCGCCGTGGGCCCGGCGCCGGTTGTTTGGGGAGCGGTGACCGGTTTTGTTCCGGCCCGCGGCGCTGACGCGAATGTTCACGGCGTTCGCGCGTTCGTGCGCGGTGCGATCGCGGTGGCGCGGTTACACACCGTTTACATCTCCACCTCCCCATCGCAACCTCCAGCGGCGTTAATACCCCCGCGTCCCCACCGACGCCCCCCACCATCCGCCCAGCCCGCCCCCCAGCCGCTGGCCGATGCGCCGTAA
- a CDS encoding AbrB/MazE/SpoVT family DNA-binding domain-containing protein: protein MASAVISAKGWIVIPAELRRRYGLQPGQHVQIVDYGGVIAIVPALIDPIADSAGMLKGTTSLTDALLAERADERERDG from the coding sequence ATGGCATCCGCGGTCATATCGGCCAAGGGTTGGATCGTGATCCCGGCCGAACTGCGTCGGCGGTACGGGCTGCAACCCGGCCAGCATGTACAGATCGTCGATTACGGCGGGGTCATCGCCATCGTGCCGGCCTTGATCGATCCGATCGCGGACTCTGCCGGCATGCTGAAGGGAACCACCTCGTTGACCGACGCGTTGCTGGCGGAAAGGGCCGACGAACGTGAGCGCGACGGTTGA